One Canis lupus baileyi chromosome 1, mCanLup2.hap1, whole genome shotgun sequence genomic window, TAGTTTGGGATGGAATAGAGGTTTCCTGATTGTTCTAGACTGCCAATCTGAAACTGTTCTCCTTTTATCTTAGAGTGTCCACGATTGTAGCAATTATCTCTGAAAGATTTTTGTCCACACTGATTTGAATGAAATTTTCTGGAGCTGATGGGGGCTCCAGAGTATCAAACTGGGACTGCAGTAATTCAGGAGGCATGAAATGTCCTTTTCTTTTGAGTAAGCGTCCAGAGATGACCTCAAACGACCCATTCAGATGGACCACGAGGAGCTTCACCTCGGCTGGCTGTTTGTCCTTCCCTGTCCCATCAGACTTCAGAGGTGTGCCATCTTTTCCTCGTATTAAGATGTCTCTGTACATTTTCTTCAGACCTGAACAGGCTAGAACCACATGCTGTCCGGAGGCTACATCTCTGTTAAAAAAGGGGGAGTGGGACTAAGAATAAGGACATTGAAAATCATTGGTGTCAATTCTAGGTCGAAGACTCCGGTCCTACTTCTCTGCCAGTGGAAGGCATTACAAAATGGCAGACAAGTATCAGGCAGTCCAGGCTTTAAGGTAAAGCTCTTCCTTCTGCTAGTGAACTGAGCCATCCCTTGGGCAAGGTATTTACCTCCCTGAGCATCAGTTCATTTTCTGCTAAATGGGGCTACATAGAGTACCTGTCCATAGAATTGTGAGAAAAAGTTTATCAAGGTGGCCAGGTCACAGGAAGTGCTCGGTAGGTGTCAGCTGTGCTGTGAATGTAGGATGTGGCTCAGCCACCACTTGTGGACATGGACACACACATCGGCTCAGGTTCTCTACAGGTGTTCAGTGATATGAATTTTACAACTGGGTTTTCCTGCTATGCTGGAAGTCGGGTGAAGTTACCCGTGGAGAATtggagaaagcaggaaaaaagggAGTATCAGACTCTGTGTGGTCAAGATGAGCAAGAGATGAGAAGCTTCCAGGGATGTGCTAAGAAAAAAACCTGAGCCAGAAATAGACGCAGAGTGATAAGGCACCAAAAAGGGAAAGCAGCGTGCGCCGACACTGCACAAGGAAGTGAGCCCCCAGTTCCACCAAGCTGCTGTGTGCCCCCCTGTCTGTGGGCAGGAGAGGCAGTCGTTTTTGGCTGGGAAGGGACTCAAGACGTGAAGGGTAAACCGTGACTTGGGAACTTGGTAGAATGTTTGCTTTAGAATGGAGGGTTCTGAA contains:
- the IDNK gene encoding probable gluconokinase isoform X1, whose amino-acid sequence is MAAPDVLLVMGVSGSGKSTVGALLASELGWKFYDADDYHPEENRTKMGKGIPLNDQAFQPPAQTRIHPKARKIITSSNPAFWKFPIHLKDRIPWLCNLHDILLRDVASGQHVVLACSGLKKMYRDILIRGKDGTPLKSDGTGKDKQPAEVKLLVVHLNGSFEVISGRLLKRKGHFMPPELLQSQFDTLEPPSAPENFIQISVDKNLSEIIATIVDTLR
- the IDNK gene encoding probable gluconokinase isoform X2, translated to MAAPDVLLVMGVSGSGKSTVGALLASELGWKFYDADDYHPEENRTKMGKGIPLNDQDRIPWLCNLHDILLRDVASGQHVVLACSGLKKMYRDILIRGKDGTPLKSDGTGKDKQPAEVKLLVVHLNGSFEVISGRLLKRKGHFMPPELLQSQFDTLEPPSAPENFIQISVDKNLSEIIATIVDTLR
- the IDNK gene encoding probable gluconokinase isoform X4, whose translation is MGKGIPLNDQDRIPWLCNLHDILLRDVASGQHVVLACSGLKKMYRDILIRGKDGTPLKSDGTGKDKQPAEVKLLVVHLNGSFEVISGRLLKRKGHFMPPELLQSQFDTLEPPSAPENFIQISVDKNLSEIIATIVDTLR
- the IDNK gene encoding probable gluconokinase isoform X3, encoding MGKGIPLNDQAFQPPAQTRIHPKARKIITSSNPAFWKFPIHLKDRIPWLCNLHDILLRDVASGQHVVLACSGLKKMYRDILIRGKDGTPLKSDGTGKDKQPAEVKLLVVHLNGSFEVISGRLLKRKGHFMPPELLQSQFDTLEPPSAPENFIQISVDKNLSEIIATIVDTLR